Proteins encoded within one genomic window of Humulus lupulus chromosome 1, drHumLupu1.1, whole genome shotgun sequence:
- the LOC133791041 gene encoding protein ABC transporter 1, mitochondrial, translating to MTSNSLKDLSRLLNGLSLVARELARHDPQSLLKKALLSSGLTRGKVRSFSKPNPIHIPASESSQQPQPQPQPQPHQDLNDDGVQPPPSSSASSSSTDVIGVNADPVNTVSTVKTPIAVPLTKRRKPRERRVPSTPFSRALGFAGLGAGLAWGTVEESAKRLVYGRGDSEKDKSALSPFLSEKNAERLALALCRMRGAALKLGQMLSIQDESLVPAPILAALDIVRQGADVMPKNQLSQVLDAELGPQWSSKLKSFDFEPMAAASIGQVHRAVTKDGMDVAMKIQYPGVADSIESDIDNVKLLLDYTNLLPKGLYLERAMKVAKEELSRECDYELEATNQKRFQELISNKQGFYVPKVVDDISSKRVLTTELIRGIPIDKVALLSQETRNYVGKKLLELTLIELFVYRFMQTDPNWSNFLYDEETKTINLIDFGAARDYPKRFVDDYLRMVFACANGDRNMVIEMSKRLGFLTGMESEIMLEAHVQAGFVVGLPFSRPGGYDFRSANITQSLSNLGSTMLKHRLTPPPDEAYSLHRKLSGAFLACIKLGAVVPCKELLLEIYEHYQFGDEGDEKLSSGIIS from the exons ATGACTTCGAATTCTCTAAAAGACCTTAGTAGGCTATTGAATGGGCTCTCTCTAGTTGCCCGCGAATTGGCCAGACACGATCCTCAGTCCCTTCTCAAGAAAGCTCTGCTCTCCTCCGGCCTCACCCGAGGCAAGGTCCGCTCATTTTCTAAACCCAACCCTATCCATATTCCTGCCTCTGAGTCTTCTCAGCAACCTCAACCACAGCCACAACCACAACCACATCAAGATCTTAATGATGATGGAGTTCAACCTCCGCCATCTTCATCCGCAAGTTCCTCCTCAACGGACGTTATTGGCGTCAATGCCGATCCTGTTAATACGGTTTCAACTGTAAAAACTCCGATTGCAGTGCCATTAACGAAGAGGCGGAAGCCCAGGGAGAGACGAGTTCCTTCAACACCGTTCTCCAGAGCACTCGG GTTTGCTGGTCTGGGAGCTGGGCTTGCATGGGGAACTGTTGAGGAGTCTGCGAAGAGGCTTGTTTATGGTAGAGGTGATTCAGAAAAAGACAAATCAGCTCTTTCCCCATTTCTCTCTGAAAAAAACGCAGAACGTTTGGCTCTTGCACTCTGTAGGATGCGTGGTGCAGCACTCAAACTCGGCCAGATGTTGAGTATACAGGACGAATCTCTTGTCCCTGCTCCG ATCTTGGCTGCCCTGGATATCGTGCGTCAAGGTGCAGATGTGATGCCCAAAAACCAGCTCAGTCAAGTTTTGGACGCTGAATTGGGCCCTCAATGGTCCTCAAAGTTGAAAAGCTTTGATTTTGAACCAATGGCTGCAGCAAGTATTGGCCAA GTGCATCGGGCTGTTACAAAGGATGGTATGGATGTTGCAATGAAAATACAGTACCCTGGTGTTGCAGATAGCATTGaaagtgatattgataatgtgAAACTTCTGTTAGATTATACAAATTTACTTCCAAAAGGACTTTACCTTGAGAGAGCAATGAAG GTTGCGAAAGAAGAATTATCTCGTGAATGTGACTATGAGTTGGAAGCAACAAATCAAAAACGATTTCAAGAACTGATATCCAACAAACAAGGATTTTACGTCCCTAAGGTTGTGGATGATATTTCAAGCAAAAGAGTCTTAACTACAGAGCTAATAAGAG GAATCCCAATTGATAAGGTGGCATTATTATCCCAGGAAACTCGCAACTATGTGGGCAAGAAGCTGCTGGAACTCACTTTAATTGAGTTATTTGTTTATCGATTTATGCAG ACTGATCCTAACTGGAGTAATTTCTTGTATGATGAGGAGACAAAAACAATCAATCTAATTGACTTTGGAGCAGCTCGTGATTACCCGAAACGTTTTGTTGATGACTATCTGAGAATG GTTTTTGCGTGTGCAAACGGAGATAGAAATATGGTCATTGAGATGTCGAAGAGGCTTGGATTTCTCACAGGAATGGAGTCAGAGATAATGCTAGAGGCTCATGTTCAAGCTGGTTTTGTTGTGGGGTTGCCTTTCTCAAGACCCGGTGGATATGACTTCCGCTCTGCCAATATAACACAAAGCCTTTCAAACCTCGGTTCGACAATGCTGAAGCACAGGCTCACACCACCACCTGATGAGGCGTACAGTCTACATCGCAAGCTCTCAGGTGCTTTTTTGGCTTGTATCAAGCTTGGGGCTGTTGTACCGTGCAAGGAATTATTACTTGAAATATACGAGCATTATCAGTTTGGCGATGAAGGTGATGAGAAGCTATCAAGTGGCATTATATCTTGA